A region of Kribbella sp. NBC_01245 DNA encodes the following proteins:
- a CDS encoding M4 family metallopeptidase, which produces MRVLSSASTHRKRRAVQLTAVTGLTAALIAGTLASSSFATGSAAPIDAPDPTALAIASADQAVNGTIGSLRKSTAEQFVRLGVFEGGQADKQDLFYVSYNKTYQGLPVIGGDAVVSTDAAGKVLTTIAASKATISVDTTPRLAAARATTAARKAFTTVTGSGTPKLVVLVIGQPKPVLAWEVPVAGKAKHPAHDHGNNASQELVYVDATTGKVAHSAEQTASGTGTGIWNGSGLSFGTTLSGGTYRMTDPARPSLSCIDYSTNAVMTDADNVWGNTSKTNKVSGCVDVMYIAAGEWDLLKNWYGRNGLDGSGRWADAEVGLPDVNAYWNHSSNIGGVVFGRNNQNYWITGTDVVAHEYGHGLDAKTPGGISGHPGQESVADIWGALTEAYLNNANDKPDYEVGEQINLVGNGPIRYMYNPSRVSGHPNCYSTSLPSSVHAAAGPMNHWFYLLAEGTNPTNGQPVSPTCNSTTLTGIGIKEAGRIFYNAMLLKTSGMSYPKWRIATLNAAKNLDATCAKYNKVKAAWAAVNLGTQPGEPTCTP; this is translated from the coding sequence GTGAGAGTTCTGAGTTCGGCGAGCACCCATCGCAAACGCCGTGCCGTACAACTGACCGCGGTCACCGGACTGACCGCCGCACTGATAGCCGGAACCCTGGCGAGCAGCAGCTTCGCCACCGGATCGGCCGCCCCCATCGACGCGCCCGACCCGACCGCCCTCGCCATCGCGTCCGCCGACCAGGCCGTCAACGGCACCATCGGCAGCTTGCGCAAGAGCACCGCGGAGCAGTTCGTCCGCCTTGGCGTCTTCGAAGGCGGCCAGGCCGACAAGCAGGACTTGTTCTACGTCTCGTACAACAAGACCTACCAGGGCCTGCCGGTGATCGGTGGCGACGCCGTCGTCTCGACCGACGCCGCCGGCAAGGTGCTCACCACCATCGCCGCTTCCAAGGCGACCATCTCCGTCGATACGACGCCCAGGCTCGCCGCCGCCCGCGCGACGACCGCCGCCCGGAAGGCGTTCACGACGGTCACCGGCTCGGGTACGCCGAAGCTCGTCGTACTCGTCATCGGTCAGCCGAAGCCCGTCCTCGCCTGGGAGGTGCCGGTCGCCGGAAAGGCGAAGCACCCCGCGCACGACCACGGCAACAACGCCAGCCAGGAGCTGGTGTACGTCGACGCCACCACCGGCAAGGTCGCGCATTCGGCGGAGCAGACCGCGTCCGGCACCGGCACGGGCATCTGGAACGGTTCGGGCCTGAGCTTCGGCACCACGCTGTCGGGCGGCACGTACCGGATGACCGACCCGGCCCGGCCGAGCCTGTCCTGCATCGACTACAGCACCAACGCCGTGATGACGGACGCCGACAACGTCTGGGGCAACACCAGCAAGACCAACAAGGTCTCGGGCTGCGTCGACGTCATGTACATCGCCGCCGGTGAATGGGATCTGCTGAAGAACTGGTACGGACGCAACGGCCTCGACGGCAGCGGCCGCTGGGCCGACGCCGAGGTCGGACTGCCCGACGTCAACGCCTACTGGAACCACTCCAGCAACATCGGCGGTGTCGTCTTCGGCCGCAACAACCAGAACTACTGGATCACCGGTACGGACGTCGTGGCGCACGAGTACGGCCACGGTCTCGACGCCAAGACGCCGGGCGGCATCTCCGGTCACCCGGGTCAGGAGTCCGTCGCGGACATCTGGGGCGCGCTGACCGAGGCGTACCTCAACAACGCGAACGACAAGCCGGACTACGAGGTCGGCGAGCAGATCAACCTAGTCGGCAACGGGCCGATCCGCTACATGTACAACCCGTCGAGGGTCTCGGGCCACCCGAACTGCTACTCGACCAGCCTGCCGTCGTCCGTGCACGCCGCCGCCGGTCCGATGAACCACTGGTTCTACCTGCTTGCCGAGGGCACCAACCCGACCAACGGCCAGCCGGTCAGCCCGACCTGCAACAGCACCACGCTGACGGGTATCGGCATCAAGGAAGCCGGCCGCATCTTCTACAACGCGATGCTGCTCAAGACCTCGGGTATGAGCTACCCGAAGTGGCGCATCGCCACCCTCAACGCCGCGAAGAACCTCGACGCGACGTGCGCCAAGTACAACAAGGTCAAAGCCGCCTGGGCCGCCGTGAACCTCGGCACCCAACCCGGCGAACCCACCTGCACCCCCTAA
- a CDS encoding ABC transporter substrate-binding protein: MRSITSRVTALVAATALAVAGCSSSDEDGAKAEMNGDKVIIDTLSPADPDTNLATNSISKLMSDKFKIDFRFQSTTFDAAAAKEKRQISLASGDYPDLYMLIPWVDGFTQAEVLKLGTQGVALPIENLIKENAPNIQKALDSNKTLKEMATAPDGHIYAMPQWADCYHCTYPDKLWMNSTWLKKLGLQQPKTTEELRTVLKAFKTQDPNGNGKADEIPMSTDARDSSLIAYLMGAFAYDPVGSNNGTRGLLTLNGDKVVTPIDKPEWREGLKYINSLVAEGLIDKASFTQSSDALRAIGDNPKAVQLGSVPVLHPGIFVTLDSKDGRDKQYDSVPPLTGPTGKSYTGLQYPTSISFTFMLTNKASKEAQIAAIKMLDYIYTDEGQRIATMGPEGVGWVKPGPKDVALDAKAKAAYKPLPSATTPKNISWGALAQYNNTLAYRNAQAVPTDIYSEAGYERRLFQATKQYEGHEDKAQFFPTVSVWIDPSFGAELATLQTNLDSYVLQNQLAMITGSKSLDTDWDAFVKGLEGVGMPRYLELYQQAYDKYKNGK, encoded by the coding sequence ATGCGTTCCATCACAAGCCGCGTGACCGCTCTGGTGGCGGCCACCGCACTGGCTGTCGCGGGTTGTAGCTCGAGCGACGAGGACGGCGCGAAGGCGGAGATGAATGGCGACAAGGTCATCATCGACACGCTCTCGCCGGCCGACCCGGATACCAATCTCGCGACCAACAGCATCTCGAAGTTGATGAGCGACAAGTTCAAGATCGACTTCCGGTTTCAGAGCACCACCTTCGACGCGGCCGCGGCGAAGGAGAAGCGCCAGATCTCGCTGGCCAGTGGCGACTACCCGGACCTGTACATGCTGATCCCGTGGGTGGACGGCTTTACCCAGGCAGAGGTGCTCAAGCTCGGCACCCAGGGTGTGGCGTTGCCGATCGAGAACCTGATCAAGGAGAACGCGCCGAATATCCAGAAGGCGCTCGACTCCAACAAGACGCTGAAGGAGATGGCGACCGCGCCCGACGGTCACATCTACGCGATGCCGCAGTGGGCCGACTGCTACCACTGCACCTACCCGGACAAGCTGTGGATGAACAGCACCTGGTTGAAGAAGCTGGGTCTGCAGCAGCCGAAGACGACCGAAGAGCTCAGGACGGTCCTCAAGGCTTTCAAGACGCAAGACCCGAACGGCAACGGCAAGGCCGACGAGATCCCGATGTCGACCGACGCCCGCGACAGCAGCCTGATCGCGTACCTGATGGGGGCGTTCGCGTATGACCCGGTCGGCTCGAACAACGGCACCCGCGGTCTGCTCACGCTGAACGGCGACAAGGTGGTCACCCCGATCGACAAGCCGGAGTGGCGCGAAGGCCTGAAGTACATCAACTCGCTGGTGGCGGAAGGCCTGATCGACAAGGCGTCGTTCACCCAGAGCTCGGACGCGCTGCGGGCCATCGGTGACAACCCGAAGGCGGTGCAACTGGGTTCAGTACCGGTCCTGCACCCGGGCATCTTCGTGACGCTCGACTCGAAGGACGGCCGGGACAAGCAGTACGACTCGGTGCCGCCGCTGACCGGGCCGACTGGCAAGAGCTACACCGGCCTGCAGTACCCGACGTCGATCAGCTTCACCTTCATGCTGACGAACAAGGCCAGCAAGGAGGCACAGATCGCCGCGATCAAGATGCTCGACTACATCTACACCGACGAGGGTCAGCGCATCGCCACGATGGGGCCCGAGGGTGTCGGCTGGGTGAAGCCCGGGCCGAAGGACGTCGCGCTCGACGCCAAGGCCAAGGCGGCGTACAAGCCGTTGCCTAGTGCAACGACGCCGAAGAACATCTCGTGGGGTGCGCTGGCGCAGTACAACAACACGCTCGCCTACCGGAACGCCCAGGCGGTGCCGACCGACATCTACTCCGAGGCGGGTTACGAGCGCCGATTGTTCCAGGCCACCAAGCAGTACGAGGGGCATGAGGACAAGGCGCAGTTCTTCCCGACCGTCTCGGTCTGGATCGACCCGAGCTTCGGTGCGGAACTGGCCACGCTGCAGACCAACCTCGACAGCTATGTCCTGCAAAACCAGTTGGCCATGATCACCGGGTCGAAGAGCCTCGACACCGACTGGGATGCCTTTGTGAAGGGTCTCGAGGGTGTGGGCATGCCGCGATACCTCGAGCTCTACCAGCAGGCGTACGACAAGTACAAGAACGGGAAGTAG
- a CDS encoding SRPBCC domain-containing protein has protein sequence MSRKPTTITAQPGTPFIDVTREFDATPAQLWRASTDPDLIAQWLGPRGVEMHVEQYDVRPGGRYRYLHRDADGTEYAFRGVFHAATENERIIQTFEYEGWPDDVCLETHRFEDLDGSTRLHTHSVFPSIQARDTAIESGMEDGINDSMDRLAEVLQAGPPSQQAQVIVDISMSLDGYVAGADVDAENGLGVGGEALHDWAIGKKSERDAEILEQTVARTGAVLMGRTTFDIVDGPNGWGDDVGYGAAHQPPTPPPVFVVTHKEPDHVRLADRFRFVTDGLASAIEQARTVAGDKDIVVMGGGAVAAECLRAGLADVLSLHLAPVVLGAGTPLFQDLDITQFELTDAITTPAAQHLTYRVRKGADHD, from the coding sequence ATGAGCCGCAAACCCACGACCATCACCGCCCAACCCGGGACGCCGTTCATCGACGTGACCCGCGAGTTCGACGCGACGCCCGCACAACTGTGGCGGGCGTCGACGGACCCCGACCTGATCGCCCAATGGCTCGGGCCCCGCGGAGTCGAGATGCACGTCGAGCAGTACGACGTACGCCCGGGCGGCCGGTATCGGTATCTCCACCGTGATGCCGATGGCACCGAGTACGCCTTCCGGGGTGTGTTCCACGCCGCCACCGAGAACGAGCGAATCATCCAGACTTTCGAGTACGAGGGCTGGCCGGATGACGTCTGCCTGGAAACCCACCGCTTCGAGGATCTCGACGGGTCGACCCGGTTGCACACGCACTCGGTCTTCCCGTCGATCCAGGCGCGGGATACCGCGATCGAGTCCGGCATGGAGGACGGCATCAACGACTCGATGGACCGCCTCGCGGAGGTGCTACAGGCCGGGCCGCCATCCCAACAAGCGCAGGTGATCGTCGATATCTCGATGTCGCTGGACGGGTACGTCGCAGGCGCGGACGTCGATGCCGAGAACGGCCTCGGCGTGGGTGGCGAGGCCTTGCATGACTGGGCGATCGGCAAGAAGTCCGAACGGGATGCCGAGATCCTGGAGCAGACCGTGGCCCGGACCGGCGCGGTGCTGATGGGACGCACCACCTTCGATATCGTCGACGGCCCGAACGGCTGGGGTGACGATGTCGGTTACGGCGCCGCGCACCAACCGCCCACACCGCCACCGGTATTTGTCGTCACCCACAAAGAGCCGGACCACGTACGCCTGGCCGACCGCTTCCGCTTTGTCACGGACGGCCTCGCCAGTGCTATCGAACAAGCGCGAACCGTTGCCGGGGACAAGGACATCGTGGTGATGGGAGGCGGCGCAGTCGCCGCCGAGTGCCTGCGCGCGGGACTGGCCGACGTACTCAGTCTGCACCTGGCGCCGGTTGTGCTCGGCGCGGGCACTCCCCTGTTCCAGGACCTCGATATCACGCAGTTCGAGCTGACCGACGCGATCACGACGCCGGCGGCGCAGCACCTCACGTACCGCGTTCGTAAGGGAGCCGACCATGACTGA
- a CDS encoding carbohydrate ABC transporter permease — protein MSTLTIFRRSVKDAPGKKISEPFSDRVFLVVITVMLVVVLAVVLMPLVYIVASSFSSANAVSSGRVLFWPVEFSLRAYEVALSNPQVLRGYFNSLIYAIGGTLISVTLTVAIAYPLSRKGFFGRNVIMTGLIFTMLFSGGLIPTYMVVQDLGLLNTRWALLLPSAIGVWQVIIARTFFVHTIPDELYEAATLDGASDLRFLWSVVLPLSKPMLAVIALMYAIFQWNSYFDALVYLKDPDLFPLQIVLRNMLILNTTNGGSTDLAQQLEQRQLANVLKYALIVVSSVPVLLIYPFIARHFTKGVMVGAVKG, from the coding sequence ATGAGCACGCTTACGATTTTCCGCCGTTCTGTTAAGGATGCTCCGGGGAAGAAGATCAGCGAGCCGTTCAGTGACCGGGTGTTCCTGGTGGTCATCACGGTCATGCTGGTGGTGGTGCTCGCGGTCGTCCTGATGCCGTTGGTCTACATCGTGGCCAGCTCGTTCAGCAGTGCGAACGCGGTGAGCTCCGGCCGGGTGCTGTTCTGGCCGGTCGAGTTCTCGCTGCGGGCCTACGAAGTGGCGTTGAGCAATCCGCAGGTGTTGCGGGGCTACTTCAACTCCTTGATCTACGCCATCGGCGGCACCCTGATCAGCGTCACCCTGACCGTGGCGATCGCGTATCCCTTGTCCCGCAAGGGATTCTTCGGCCGCAACGTGATCATGACCGGTCTGATCTTCACCATGTTGTTCTCCGGCGGCCTGATTCCGACGTACATGGTGGTGCAGGATCTCGGCCTGCTGAACACCCGTTGGGCGCTGCTGCTGCCGAGCGCGATCGGCGTCTGGCAGGTGATCATCGCCCGGACGTTCTTCGTGCACACGATTCCCGACGAGTTGTACGAGGCGGCCACCCTGGATGGCGCGAGCGATCTGCGGTTCCTGTGGTCCGTGGTGTTGCCGTTGTCCAAGCCGATGCTGGCGGTGATCGCACTGATGTACGCGATCTTCCAGTGGAACTCGTACTTCGACGCCCTGGTCTATCTGAAGGACCCGGATCTCTTCCCGCTGCAGATCGTGCTCCGGAACATGCTCATCCTGAACACGACCAACGGCGGCTCCACCGACTTGGCCCAGCAGCTCGAACAACGACAGCTGGCCAACGTCCTCAAGTACGCGCTCATCGTCGTCTCGAGTGTGCCCGTACTGCTGATCTACCCGTTCATCGCCCGCCACTTCACCAAGGGCGTGATGGTCGGCGCGGTCAAAGGCTGA
- a CDS encoding ABC transporter permease, translating to MSGTIEVQPVPPPVVVADTRPRAGLSKRTKTPKQSRRVQAKRAWQRHWQLYLLVIIPVAYFVIFKYIPISNAVIAFKSYNVMKGPWGSDWVGLKNFELFFGNPMFGTLLKNTFILAFYLVLASFPIPILLAIALNEIRHGFFKKTLQLVTYAPYFISTVVVVSMTLLMLSPRLGIVNDGLGLFGVPAIDFLGDPDYFRHIYVWSDVWQTTGYSAVIYMAALAGIDPALHESAKIDGASRLQRIRHVDLPGIMPTAVIILVLGVGNMMAIGFEKAFLLQNQLNLAQSEIIATYVYKTGLINADFSMATAIGLFNSVVNLVLLLFVNFVAKRITGNGLWG from the coding sequence GTGAGTGGAACCATCGAAGTGCAGCCGGTGCCGCCACCGGTCGTGGTAGCCGATACCCGACCGAGAGCCGGCCTGTCGAAGCGAACGAAGACGCCCAAGCAGAGCAGGCGTGTGCAGGCGAAGCGGGCCTGGCAACGGCACTGGCAGCTCTACCTGCTGGTGATCATCCCGGTCGCGTATTTCGTCATCTTCAAGTACATCCCGATCAGCAACGCCGTGATCGCGTTCAAGAGCTACAACGTGATGAAGGGCCCGTGGGGCAGCGACTGGGTCGGGCTGAAGAACTTCGAGCTGTTCTTCGGCAATCCGATGTTCGGCACGCTGCTGAAGAACACCTTCATCCTGGCGTTCTACCTGGTGCTGGCGAGCTTCCCGATCCCGATCCTGCTGGCCATCGCGCTGAACGAGATCCGGCACGGCTTCTTCAAGAAGACGCTGCAGCTGGTCACCTACGCGCCGTACTTCATCTCGACCGTCGTGGTCGTCTCGATGACGCTGCTGATGCTGTCGCCGCGACTCGGCATCGTGAACGACGGTCTCGGCCTGTTCGGCGTACCGGCGATCGACTTCCTCGGTGATCCGGACTACTTCCGCCATATCTACGTCTGGTCCGACGTCTGGCAGACCACCGGCTATTCGGCCGTGATCTACATGGCCGCGCTGGCCGGGATCGATCCCGCGCTGCACGAGTCGGCCAAGATCGACGGCGCGAGCCGGTTGCAGCGGATCCGGCACGTCGATCTGCCCGGCATCATGCCGACGGCGGTGATCATTCTCGTGCTGGGCGTCGGCAACATGATGGCGATCGGTTTCGAGAAGGCCTTCCTGCTGCAGAACCAGCTGAACCTCGCCCAGTCCGAGATCATCGCGACGTACGTCTACAAGACCGGTCTGATCAACGCCGACTTCAGCATGGCGACGGCGATCGGCTTGTTCAACTCCGTGGTCAATCTCGTGCTGCTCCTGTTCGTCAACTTCGTCGCCAAGCGGATCACCGGGAACGGGTTGTGGGGATGA
- a CDS encoding Gfo/Idh/MocA family protein, protein MSNAIRVVQVGAGAMGQAWLRAIDASPDVELAGLVDLDVEVARAAATPYDVPVAATLSQLDVPADAVVNVTVPPAHRPVSVEAMRLGLPVLCEKPIAPTVAEALEMIRVSAETGQLLMISQSRRYYNAFIEFRRLAGALGTIGLVSCEFLKAPRFGGFRDEMAEPLLVDMAIHQFDAARALLGEDPLSVYCESYNPPWSWYDGNAAANAVFEFASGARFVFNGSWCSPGLETSWNGSWRVSAEHGSATWDGDHALAVEGPIGGIELGDEPEELAGSLREFVHCLRTGETPGTEASRNVHSLAMVEAAVLSATERRRVVIAEILAAATA, encoded by the coding sequence ATGAGCAACGCGATTCGCGTCGTCCAAGTAGGCGCGGGCGCGATGGGGCAGGCCTGGCTGCGCGCGATCGACGCGTCGCCCGACGTCGAACTGGCCGGTCTGGTCGACCTCGACGTCGAGGTGGCCCGCGCGGCCGCGACGCCGTACGACGTGCCGGTGGCGGCGACGCTGTCCCAGCTCGACGTACCAGCTGATGCGGTCGTCAACGTGACGGTGCCGCCGGCGCATCGGCCGGTCAGCGTGGAGGCCATGCGGCTCGGGTTGCCGGTGCTGTGCGAGAAGCCGATCGCGCCGACCGTCGCCGAGGCGCTCGAGATGATCCGGGTATCCGCCGAAACCGGACAGCTGTTGATGATCAGCCAGTCCCGGCGGTACTACAACGCGTTCATCGAGTTCCGCCGGTTGGCCGGCGCGCTCGGCACGATCGGACTGGTCAGCTGCGAGTTCCTGAAGGCGCCGCGGTTCGGGGGATTCCGCGACGAGATGGCCGAACCGCTGCTGGTCGATATGGCGATCCACCAGTTCGACGCGGCGCGCGCGTTGCTGGGAGAGGACCCGCTCTCGGTGTACTGCGAGTCGTACAACCCACCATGGAGTTGGTACGACGGTAACGCGGCCGCGAATGCGGTGTTCGAGTTCGCGTCCGGCGCGCGGTTCGTGTTCAACGGGAGTTGGTGCAGCCCGGGGCTCGAGACTTCGTGGAACGGTTCGTGGCGAGTCAGCGCCGAGCACGGCTCCGCGACCTGGGACGGCGACCACGCGCTTGCCGTCGAAGGGCCGATCGGCGGCATCGAGCTTGGCGACGAGCCCGAGGAGCTCGCCGGCTCGCTGCGCGAGTTCGTTCATTGCCTGCGTACGGGCGAGACACCCGGCACCGAGGCGAGCAGGAACGTGCACAGTCTCGCGATGGTCGAGGCGGCCGTGTTGTCCGCGACCGAGCGGCGACGCGTTGTGATCGCCGAGATACTGGCCGCCGCCACAGCCTGA
- a CDS encoding ArsR/SmtB family transcription factor → MQESPLADGVEERLDRAFTALGDPVRRALIARLSRGEATVNELAEPFAITKQAVSRHIQVLEAAGLITRSRDGQRRPCHLDPVMLEELTSWIDRYRLALEDQHRRLDAVLDNLRKS, encoded by the coding sequence ATGCAGGAGTCGCCCCTTGCCGATGGGGTGGAGGAGCGGCTGGATCGGGCGTTCACGGCGTTGGGGGATCCGGTTCGGCGGGCGTTGATCGCGCGGTTGTCGCGGGGCGAGGCGACGGTGAACGAATTGGCCGAGCCGTTCGCGATCACCAAGCAGGCCGTCTCGCGGCATATCCAGGTGCTCGAGGCCGCCGGTCTGATCACTCGCAGCCGGGACGGTCAGCGTCGGCCGTGCCACCTCGACCCGGTGATGCTCGAGGAGCTGACGAGCTGGATCGACCGATACCGCCTCGCCCTGGAAGACCAGCACCGCCGACTCGACGCCGTACTCGACAACCTGCGGAAAAGCTAA
- a CDS encoding DUF6458 family protein — protein MGIGVGIFLLAVGGVLAFAVTDRISGVDLTMVGYILMGAGALGLAIALLMNSQRSHTSHTSVEEHRDIP, from the coding sequence ATGGGTATTGGTGTCGGGATTTTCCTGCTGGCGGTCGGCGGTGTGCTGGCGTTCGCGGTGACGGATCGCATCAGTGGCGTCGACCTGACGATGGTCGGTTACATCTTGATGGGCGCGGGTGCGCTTGGGCTCGCGATCGCTCTGCTGATGAACAGCCAGCGTTCGCACACCTCGCACACGTCGGTGGAGGAACATCGCGACATCCCTTAG
- a CDS encoding pyridoxamine 5'-phosphate oxidase family protein has product MTEPADIAREVITTNRYMVLGTADADGNPWVTPVYFTADEFTDFYWVSSPTTLHSANVAVRPRISIAIFDSTVRIGGAQAVYMTASAALVPDDELEAAAAIYNSSLPTEKRIEPAELRAPGLFRLYRATASEHSILIRGGDPRYGRGADSRLRVTL; this is encoded by the coding sequence ATGACTGAGCCCGCCGACATCGCCCGCGAGGTGATCACCACGAACCGCTATATGGTTCTCGGCACGGCCGACGCCGATGGCAATCCGTGGGTCACGCCGGTCTACTTCACGGCTGACGAGTTCACCGACTTCTACTGGGTGTCCTCGCCGACAACGTTGCATTCGGCGAACGTCGCCGTACGGCCCCGCATCAGCATCGCGATCTTCGATTCGACCGTACGAATCGGTGGCGCCCAGGCCGTCTACATGACCGCCTCGGCCGCCTTGGTGCCGGACGACGAGCTCGAGGCGGCTGCCGCGATCTACAACTCGTCATTGCCCACGGAGAAACGCATCGAACCCGCGGAACTCCGTGCTCCCGGGCTGTTCCGCCTCTATCGCGCGACCGCCAGCGAGCACTCGATCCTCATCCGCGGCGGCGACCCACGCTACGGCCGCGGCGCCGACTCCCGCCTCCGCGTCACGCTCTAA